Genomic segment of Thermodesulfovibrionia bacterium:
TTGATCCCAGGAGCAATATGTATATATTGATCCTCAAGGAGATAGACGGCCATGACACGCTTCCGATATGGATAGGCAAGTCCGAAGCTGATGCCATCGCCCTTTCCCTTGGAAATATCGCTACCCCCAGGCCTCTTACACATGACCTCATAAAGAACGTCATCTCCGGCCTTCAGATGAAGATCACAAAAGTGGTTATCTCCGATATAGTTGACAATACCTATTACGCAGGGATATACATAGACAAAGGCGGAGGCAATGAGATACGGATAGACTCAAGGCCGAGTGACGCGATTGCCGTAGCCACAAGAACAAACACACCAATATTCGTTGATGAAAGCGTTATCGAATTCAAGAGCAGCGACGAACTTGAAGACTGGCTGAAGAACCTGAAGCCTGAAGACTTCGGGAATATCATGTGACCAAACCGGTTAAAAAAAGAGCTCTCAGACTAACTAAATAATGTGCTGACAAAAACCGAAGGAATAGTTCTTAAGACACATAAATACGGCGAAGCCGACCTAATCGTAACCTTTCTCACCCCTTCCAAAGGCATCATAAGCACATTTGCAAAAAGTCCAAGAAAGACCAAAAGCAGGTTCGGGAGCAGCCTTGAGCCGCTGACTTATTCCAGGATATCCCTCTGGGGCAAGGAGCAGTCCATGCTCAAGGTCACACAATCTGATATCATCGACTCATTCCACAGCCTCAGGGAAAACTATCAGGACTTTATAAACATCTCTAAACTGGCTGAGATACTTATCTCGCTTACACCGTCTGATATCCCAAGCAGAAAGGCATTCCCTTTCTTTCTTGACGCTCTGAAGTTTTTGAAATCTCCGAGTGAAAAACCTAAAGATATGCTGCATCTTATCATTCAGATACGGCTGCTTGTTATGGCAGGCTATGCTCCAAAGCTCAATAACTGCGGAAGATGCGGAGATAAAGGGCAGGTATTCTTCCCGCACGCAGGCTCTGTCCTATGTAATAAATGCGCGCCGAATCTGACAAAAGAGCCTCCGATCAGGATAAGCGGCAAGACCTCTATATTCTACACTCACTGTATCGAGTGGCCGGTGAATACGCTCGGCAGGCTGAAACCGCAGCAGGAAATTCTTTCAGAGCTTTCAGAACTTATTGACAGGCATATCACATATCTTTTGAGCAAGAGGCTCATGACTTCGAAGTTTCTTGAAAGTGCTTAAGTAAAAGAGTTCTCAGCTTATCATCCTCTTTGCCCTTTTGAATGAACCGAG
This window contains:
- a CDS encoding bifunctional nuclease family protein; the encoded protein is MRETKVTKQMKIEGLLFDPRSNMYILILKEIDGHDTLPIWIGKSEADAIALSLGNIATPRPLTHDLIKNVISGLQMKITKVVISDIVDNTYYAGIYIDKGGGNEIRIDSRPSDAIAVATRTNTPIFVDESVIEFKSSDELEDWLKNLKPEDFGNIM
- the recO gene encoding DNA repair protein RecO encodes the protein MLTKTEGIVLKTHKYGEADLIVTFLTPSKGIISTFAKSPRKTKSRFGSSLEPLTYSRISLWGKEQSMLKVTQSDIIDSFHSLRENYQDFINISKLAEILISLTPSDIPSRKAFPFFLDALKFLKSPSEKPKDMLHLIIQIRLLVMAGYAPKLNNCGRCGDKGQVFFPHAGSVLCNKCAPNLTKEPPIRISGKTSIFYTHCIEWPVNTLGRLKPQQEILSELSELIDRHITYLLSKRLMTSKFLESA